GGCATCATTGGTTCATAAGGATGATGTATACTCTGCTTCTTTGCAGTACTTCTCTTTGTTGTCGCATTTGCTGGAGGTTTATCCTGAAACAGTTGCAAAACTGAATCATGAAGCTTTTGCCCAAGTTCTTAGGACTCTTGACTTTGGTCTCCACCATCAGGTAGATAAATGTTTGAGTTTATATCATTGGTTTCTGGTTACTGAACTTGGAACTTAAGTTGAAATCTGATAGACCCCcaattagatttgtttacagTAGAAGGAAAAGTTAGTTATACCAGCTGGAGTTTGTTAcattagtttgttatattaGTTGTAATAACACTCACATGTGAGTTAGTTAGAGGCTGGCAAGATTAGTataaatactaatagaattCAGGAGGAAGGATATGAGAATTTTGTAAGAAGATTTACTGTAATTTCAAGAAAAAGGCagtagagagagaaaggaatTGAGTCTCAATTCCAGAATGTACCCCTTATCAGAATCTAAATAGAAGAGGAAATTCATACCAAAAGGTGGTGTTCCatcaaattggtatcaaagcctCAAACCTGGGAAAGCAGAGGAAATGGCGAAGAAGATTGAAGAAACTTTGAGGTCCTTGGCAGAGGGGATTGATCGATTTAGGGTTCAAATGGAGAAAAACCAACAGCTGATGTTGAAGTACATTGAAATGATgccgaaaaagaaaaagacgacGATGAGAGAAACAGAAGATTCGTTAATGAAATCTATGGAAGATATGGTACTAGAGAATTCTACAACAAAGAGAGCAATAGAAGGTTCAATCAGCCGAACAAAGTCGAGTGAGAATGTGGTAGAGCAAGCTGAAGCTTCGATACTTGAAATAATTAAGGAATCAAAGACGAGCAAGAAGATTATTGAGCATCAAGCTGAGAAACAACAACAAATACTGTGCATCGAAAGCTAGGCGAAGGAAAAAAATGCAATGAGTGAAGGAAGGAAGAACACAGTCGAAGGGGGAAATACAACAGCAAAAGAAACCCGGGACGAAGAACGGACAAAGAAGATAGGAATTGAAGAAGATATGAGTGATCGAAAAAAATTCAAGAAGGTAGAGTTACCAAGGTTTAGCAGCAGGGACTTCAATTCGTTTATTTTTTGGACCGAACGGAATTTCCAAAAATATGAACCGATTGATTATGAGAGAGTAAACGTTGCTGTAATCAGATTCGATGGAACCACATTAGATTGGTCTCGGTCGAAGGATGAACACGATGCATTCAAGGATTGGTTGAGATTAAAACAAAGGTTGTTACTTCCTCTCCAATCAGTGAGGGAAGAACTTAGCCGCTCGCGATTTTTAGCAAACAAACCGGAAATCGTGGAAGATCTGCAAGAATTACTGGCAAGACCCAAAACGAAGATCCAAGTGAAGAAAAAGTTGCAGTTCGGTGACGCTGGAAGTGACTGGTTTCGATGGAAAAAGAAGACGGCAGCAGTCGTGTAGATGAGAAGGAGGAAGAAAACGCCGGCAAATGGTGGTTGTCCGAGAAGGCGATACGGAAAGCGGGAGAGTTGCGTAAAGAAGGAGATGTTGCCGTGATGCTGATGACGTGGCAGAAAGGGATAGAAAAGGAGGTTAGAGGAAAGAaaactaaaccctaaaattgtcgataactaaaaaaaaaaaaaggggaacGAAAGCTGAAAcacaccttgaggacaaggtgaatctGAAAGGGGGGAGTAATGATAGACCCCcaattagatttgtttacagcAGAAGGAAAAGTTAGTTATTCCAGCTAGAATTTGTTAcattagtttgttatattaGTTGTAATAACACTCACATGTGAGTTAGTTAGAGGCTGGCAAGATTAGTataaatactaatagaattCAGGAGGAAGGATATGAGAATTTTGTAAGAAGATTTACTGTAATTTCTTGAAAGAGAGAAATGCagtagagagagaaaggaatTGAGTCTCAATTCCAGAATGTACCCCTTATCAGAATCTAAATAGAAGAGGAAATTCATACCAAAAGTGGTGTTCCATCAAAATCTTGATGTTGTGAGAAGCtttaatattatcattaatcAAGCAAATTGAGTTGTACTAAAGTAGTAATGAAACTGATCCAAATGAAACTTCCTTCCTGTACCAGCCAGAATTTTGCTCGGTCCAATGGTGTGACCATGCTGGAAAAAGGATTATGAGTTCCGTCTTAGTTATTGTTATTCCCTATTTAACTATTCTCTTTCATGCAGGGTGAACGTATGTTGGAAAAAcgataataattaattattgtttttctaTTGTTAGGATTCTGTGTCACGAATTGTTGGAGTAAATTCTAGCACCTAACGTCCTTGAGTTTTCAAGTGTTGGTCTGGTTCATCTATCTTACAGCTCCCTGGTTTTACAGGACACAGAAGTTGTTGATATGTGTCTCAAGGCCCTAAAATCTCTTGCTTCATACCACTTAAAGGAAATTGGTGCAGGTAAGATTGGTTTGGGCTCCCAAGTAATTACCAGAAAGGATGCAAGTGACGGTGAAGCTGTGCAGGAAGGTGTTCTGAGCGGATTCCTCAAGTCTCTTCTGCAGTTGCTTCTTTTTGAAGATTACAGGTTAATAGACATATCAACAtttctgattttttttctttttatatctgTGAGTGTTTGAGCCAGTTTATGTGCACCTTAATTAGTTTCACGAGATAACCAGTTTGACCTACAACATTTGGATGTCAAGGAAACTCGTATTAAATTAATTCCTAGGCACGGTTATCATGGACTGAACCCATGATATCCCTTAGTCAAGTTAGTTCATTGAGACTGTCTCTTGTTTTACCACTAGACCAACCCATGATGgtttcaacattttttattattgaagtGGTTAAATGTACATTTGATGACATTTTTGATCATAAGGATACCTACACCGAATAATTTCATCCAATGTTTCACAAAATAAACTGATAAGGCCACTTCTACCAAATAcggaaaataattataatggAATTTACTGAGATGGGGTTTGAATTTTACTATTTTGAAATAAGATCAACATGCGGAAAATTACTATTATGCTCTAAGAATTGATCTGAAACCAGCAGGAGACCCACAGTAAATGtagaaaaattatttacaaactTGACCCAAGTGAATGACCTCTTCAGTATGCagtcattattattattatttccctTCATCTCCAAGCTCTGTTCGACTCATTGAATATATTAAGATCAGGGGAGTACTTCTTGGAAGGCTTTTATGTTTCCTCCCACCCCCACAATCACATTAGGTTAATTAAAATTAACTCAAACtaatagtttatttatttttgtgttATTCTAGCCCTGACTTGGTGGGGAATGCAGCCGACGCTCTCTTTCCTCTAATTCTCTGTGATCAAGGACTATACCAGGTATTTGCATTACTACAGCTGTCTCGCCTTTTAATGAACCTTGAAACATCTGGTGACGATAATGACATCTTTCACAAgtcttgatttttcttttagcTATGAATAATGTGAAACATATATGGTTGCCTTTTCTTTTTGGCTGAACTAAGAAAATATTGATGTTGGTTATGTCCCATAGACCCATATTTACATAGAGGCATTAAACCAACAATTTCTAAGAACCGTCATGGTAATTTTCTCTTGTCACAGAAATTAGCTACAGAGTTAATAGAAAGGCAGGATAATCCAATATTCAAGTCGAGGATTGTAAATGCGTTACACTCTCTGACCAGTGCAAACCAACTTTCTTCAGTGCTCGATCGTATAAATTCCCAAAGATTTCggaaaaatttacacaacttcCTAATTGAAGTTCGTGGCTTTTTGCGGACGGTTTGATATCTTTGACACATGTTACCTTGTTTAGACGTCAGTTGGCCAGCTTCGAAGATTAGGTTTCATAATGGGCATAATTCAAAATCATCCTCAACCTAAAGCTAGAAGATGCACAAGTCCCAGAGGGCTGAAGTGAAAATTTAGCATTCGAGGACTTCAGCTAACTTGGCTCTTGTAAGAAGCCACACTATCAGGTCTGCTGCTTGTTTCTGGAAAAACTAGTGCCCCAAAATTTTAATGGTTGCTGGAGAAAATGTTTCAATATGCTGACTATGGTGAGGTATTGCCTTTGTTGGTTTGGTGTTGGACAATTCTCATTTTATGTTCTTTGGTTGTGGTTGGGCGGAATATGATCGAGTACGTTTAGTTAGTCCACAGTGCAGTGGAGTTGAGTTTAGAACATTGTTAAATGTACAGTTTGAAGGTGCTTGTAAAGTTTTGATCTATTATAGTTCCGTTTCTATATCTGGAAGATTGTAAATGGGAACAAGGTGGGATTTGATATTCTTATGGTGTGAAAAACAATGGCTGGACACTCTTAGAGGGTGATTGATAACTAACTTCGAGAACTTTTGACGGTGTTTGACTCACTAATATAAGTCGAGTTGAATCGGTAAAAATTACCGGCTCAATGTTTGGCATACCAACTTTAAATGTTAGTGGAGTTTAATTCATTATTTTAACAAACTTACCTTAAACACATACCAATTTTTCACCCACCATCCACTATTAGAGACTACTGCTATCACACTTTGACGACCTCCTTCGCAAGGCCAACTTTGTGCTCCAACAACTATCACCAATGACAACTTCAATGATGGCCATGTTCAATGATCCGACTCCCGTGACAAACATATCAAATGATCAACACCAACGTTCACCTTAGACAATTGAATTTAGCAAAGACCAACTCAAGTGATCACTTTGGCGATGATCAGCTATGACAATTAACTTTGATGATCACCTTGAGTGATTAGCTCTAACCACCAATTTTGTTGTTCATTTCCAACAACTAACCCTAGCAACCAATTCAACAAATCATTAACATCAATCTATATCTATTTATATAGAGATAAAAAggttttctttccatttttgtcattttcttaATTTGATTTGTGGTTTATCACATTGGTTTTATTGTAATTGTCCATTTTatctccattttttttaattaattatgggTTTTCAGccataaaattttgaattccaCACGTGGTCGAGTAATAAAGTTCTTTCAGACAtgtatattaaaatataaattgatTGAGAAAACTagttaaaaataacaaaattgataaaatatttaaattttatagaatAATCAAGcgtaagtattttattttatgtgatttaatgtaaataatttgttgtttttttattttttgaaaacccatcgttaatttattattaatttctcttcacacaaaattaaaatcataaaaatgtaTTGACCACTCATCCTCGATTTTGAAGGTATataatttctcttcttctcttttatctCCCATCAGAATCACCCCTCATCTTGTGAATCTTGTTTAAACTAAGACACGTCGATATTGTGATCGATATTAATGTGTAAAGTTAAGACAACTTGGCTCAAAGCTCTATACAAGAAAAAGTACATAGAAAATTATTCACTTGCTTCCACTCAATGACGAGAGCTTCCAGAAAAGAAACTCCGACCatttaaatttacttttatttttattttaatttgttgtattctaaaaaatagaaaaataaagtgTTTTTTCCTTTATCTTTCTGCTTTATACTTTCCTTTGAAAATACTATAAAATGTTGAAAGATACATTTAAGGAGAGCATATAAAATGTCTGGGTTGAATCATGATTCGATCCCATAATTTCAATATAAGTTCCATGAATTGTATGATGATCGtatctatttatttatctatttatttaaagAAACTTGTGTTTAAGCATATTGTTGATTgagaaattttgaaataatcataaataaattgttatgttatttatcaaattaataatgaaaatacaaataattgaatttgtaACTAAATAAAAGTTGACATTTGTCctaaattgaaattgaagacaTAAATTAACAAAACCTAATGACGCCACATGTTTTCATTATGACCATTgaatcaagttaattattttggtgcGCTATTTATTTGGGTTAAAGTTTAATTGAGTTCAAAAGATATgtttaatttagcccaaatGTTGATTAAACCCCAAATCCATACAATTGGGTTGAAAGGGCCAGACCTATACACCAATCAAGTCCAAGCTCATTAAAGTCCACAAGAGaattctataaatagaggagcaCTCCTCATTTGTGAGAGTTCAAAAAATTTGGCTCGAGAGACTTATAAGATTTCTCTTAAATAATGAGAAGAGTTCCTAACCTAAAGCTGATCACACTTTGCTTCCATGCATCAAATGTAAGCATTCAACCAAAAGAGAATCAAATACTAGAAATCAAACCTACATTCAACCAAAAGAGAATCAAATACTAGAAATCAAACCATATCCCATCAAATGAACGTAAATGTAACACCAACACACCACATCGAATCAAATGAACATAAATGCAACaccaacacaagttcaactttCTCTAGAATCCTCGTGCAAACAAATTGGCACGCCAGTGAGACATCTCTGCCTCTCATTTCTCTCTCGccatctaaattaaaaaaaaaaaaaatctacaaatGACACCAAAGAAAGTTACATCTAAAGCTACCACCACAAGTGAAGCTTACACTGAACCCATCACTTAGAGTAACTCAAAGAGGATCATGCATGAATAAGAGCAAGTTTCTGTCCTCCCAGAAAAATGCTAGGAACAATTGACAAAACCTTTTAATGGTGAGATCGTCATCAAAGAAAATCATTTGTTCGAAAACTTTTCTCTTGCTTCAGATCTATTGGAGAGACAATCACACCTTGAAGTAGTTTCTGTCATGATGGCAAGTGTAACAACTAAGGTAGCCATGGCAGAGATGGGGAGGAAATTAAATCTCTTAATGAAAGCTATCAAGGAACAAGATCATGAAATCGTTGTCTTGAGGTCAAATAAAGGCTCGTGAAACTACTGAGCCAAGACAAAACTCTCACTATTAAAGCTAATGATAAAGGAAAAACTGGGTTGTAGGAAAACTAGACGCAATAGTCCATCTCTGTCGCCTCTTTGTCAATCCAATAGTTGTAGGATATATGATCACAAGTTCCATaagagctcagtatggaggattGCCACGAACTTCTTTTATGTACTCCAAGTTGTATACAAAGAGAACCAACAACCTGAGAATGCCTGATGGGTATACCAACCTCAAAGTTCCAACAGTTTTGATGAAAAGGACAACCTATTGAAACATATTAGAATGTAGGATCAAGAGAAAATCAACTGACCAAGCAGTTAGTTCTGAAGTTTGAAGGAAAATATCTTCGAGTGGTACATTGATTTAGAGTCAGAAGTGAATTGGTAGCTAAGAACAATCGAAAAGAGAGTTTCTCAATCGCTTTTATAGCACTAGGCACATCGTCAAAATGATGGAGTTAACAAGCACCAAAGAACGAAAGAGTGAGCCAGTCATCTATTACATAAACCATGGAGATCTCTGAGTTTGGATTGCAAAGATAAACCCACTAAGCTATCTGCAATGGAGATGTGCACTTAAGATATGCACCGAGAACTCCTCTATATTTTACAGGGTATAAAACCTCCTACATTTGAAAATTTGGCAACACTTCATATTTATGTGCTCCCTATGTTCGACTCAACTGACCACTAAGACTAATTTTTGGTCTGTGATTTgattaaattatttgatttggaTTTGGACGACGAAATTTCTGCTACATCATTAGGCGTTAATCCAACTCTTGATACATTTCAAAAACgtgtatataaattaaaatgaatcAAACAACTACTCAAGGGAGCAACTGATTTACTCAAAATAACCTAAGAATGCACCATGGAGACATGGATATCTGGCTAACTTACAGAGAGGTGGAGACCTTATCGTTGAGATGGTGAACATAAACTCCTCTTAAGTTCAAGGGTTTGAGATCTACTCATTCCGACTCCTATTCCATCatttgtttacattttgttCGGTTTAAGCTCTATTTGACGTCATACTTCACTCCCACTAAATCCCTAGATCTTGATCGATTTATACTTGGATCAATTAGGTAAGAGAAACCTGTGTTGAACTTTGCAACATTTGCATAGTTTTTGCATGATCATCAAATAAACATTTTGTTTGGATATATCCAACATTATTACTGGAGAATGTATAGAGACACTCCCACGCACAGATAGATTTTGAATTACATATATTTTAATACACACATATTTCCCCAAACCCTAACAAGCATTCTTAATATTGACATAGCCCACATATACATAATATAAAAGGCATCCAAATATTTTATGTAAGATTTAACCTGTTTTAGGGGTTTTCAGTTGTTGGAAAGATAATAAGCATCGATGGCTTTGGACATTTCGACAAACAAATCCATGTGGGTTTTAGGTTTAGGCACATTTTCATAAGCCTTTTCAAACTCAACAGTCCATTTTCCAAAGCTTTCTCCTATTTTGTTTGATCTTCCATTAAAAGCTTCCATCTTTGCTCTAAGcattttgtaataatttagcaTATCTCCTTCAACAGCTTCAAAGATTATGCATTTTGTAGCATCATCCACAACTTTTATTAACCATTTTTCTGATACAACTTCATCTCCTGTTTGATcgttaaattaaaaattaaaaaaccccttatatatatatctacACACAATTAAAATTACAATCCAAATATAGGCTTAAATTCAAAGTTTTAATTAGTTACTCAATACTAGAGATGCAAAATTTTAACATTGACACTTTTAGAAACCGATATGATAATACTTGCATATAACCAACATATTGGAGAATATTGACACACACATCGACAGATTttgaattaaatatataaaatactCCCATTTTCAACCCTAACAAACATTATTCTTAATATAATAGACATAATAACACACATTGGGCACGCAATTTCTTATAATTCATAAGAATAAACCAAAGTAAAATTGCATCCAAACTTTAATTTGGGTCACATTTAATTGTTTTAGGGGTTTAGTTTATTGGAAAAATAAGCATCAATGCCTTTGGTAATTAATTCAAAGTATCGCGATGGAAAGGGACATTTTCGTTAGCCTTTTCAAACTCAACAATCCATTTTGCAAAGCTTCCTCCTACTCTGTTTAATGACTTCAAGTTTTACATAGAACACTTTAGGGACTATGTATTTCTTCACATCGTCCACCGCCCTCAGTAAACGTATcatcatattttaaaattaacaaaaccCTCTCTCTTTTTTCCCCATATATGAACTTAATATTGAATGAACATGTGTATAAGTATAGTTGATGTGGTTATACTAGTTGTTTGAGTTGAGAATTCTTGGAGAAAATTAACATTAAGTGGTAACACAATAATTAACCTGCCCAAGGGACCGAAATTGTTCCTtattaaaaacttaaaaagaataaaacagTCATGTTGAAAGTTTGCAGAGAGAAATAATAAACTTTTAACTAGAGTTTATGAACCAAGGGAGAACTAAATTTACCCTGACGTTAACACTTAgtaactatttgattttttgcttttagaaaataaatctACAAGTTTCACTTCTACCCATCGGTCTTCATGTTTTGTATCTACATTTTAGGAGTATTTTTAAAGCCACATCAAATTTTGGAACCTAGAAAactagttttttcttttaaaattttccttAGATCTCAGTTCGTGCGATTAAAAATGATGCATACCACCGTAGGAATATGAAAGAAAATAATCTTAGTTCtcaaataccaaaaaaaattattatcaaATGAGGccttggttttttgttttttaaaattgagcTTCTAATACTACTTTATGTTTGGTTGTCTACATTTAGGAATGTTTTCAAAATCCAAACCAATTTATGAAAACTAAAGGTTCATTTGATAACCAaccaattttattttcaaattttttgtttttataaaacaaatatgtttcttgttcaatttaattttaaattttcttgtATCTTAAGAACGTCTTGATAGAAATAATTTCCAaaaacttaatttttatttttaaaacatgCAATGgttttcaaaaaactattcttGTAGAAGTTATAGGATGGGAGAGATGTAAGAATCTTTCATGACAAGGCTTAGACCACAGAAGATATCATTGAGTGAAATACTTTCCATGCATCTTGTTTGTTTGTGTAAGATCTTCGAATAACATTTCCAAACATAGTAACCAACTTCACAATATTAACAAATTTAGATGTagctaaaaaaatttaaattcagaTCTCAAATATATTAGCGATATATTATATCGTTAATTAGAAAGGGTCATCAATGATAGAGTCTATCATaaataatttctttcttttttgtttggtATCTTTgcaacttttttaaaatatatctataaatatTGTTATTTTCCCTAAATTGAGTTGTGATCCACGATTTCTACTTCCAACATTTTCAAGCTTTGATTACTCTTGGAATTAACTTGAAATATTTGTCTGATTTCTACTTTTTAAATGAATTTGAATGGTACGTTTGCAAAATATTTTTGTATTACATTTTATGTCCACGTAATATTGACAATAATATCATAATGTTTTccgaaaataaaaatttatgaaaatagaaaaaaattgttaaactATTTAcgtaaataatgaaaaaaacaCTGATAAATAATGAAAGACTTTTATTGGTTTCTATTATTGATAGCCATCAATAGACTTCTATCAAcatttatcaatgataaacttatatcattttctattattgatagatattgataaatACTAATATTTATGTCTAATCTAGATCGTAAGAAatgtttaaaattttgttaaaacTTGTAAATAGTTGGAGCAGTTTttgtatattaaaaaaataaaaaaagaagaccctttttaaacaattttaataaaaagttgaaaaatgaaaagttaaaaaaaagtaatatgatttttggttttaagaaagaaaatacaGTTGAAAatctagtttttaaaaacttgtttgGATGTGTTTTGAAATTTAAGTAATTGAAAGGTTAAAATAGAAAAGTTGAAATGAGAAATAACTAAGCACGATATAACTagggacatttttaaatatgataaaataaattaaaatatttctaatatattttaaaaatttgaattctatcaatgatagacacatatatacaaataaatatatcaatgtttattaatatctatcattaatataatctaaaattttgttataataatttgtaaatattttattatatttgtcatttttttataattctttgtATATTCTTCGTATAATTAACGATgagaattaaaa
The sequence above is drawn from the Cucumis melo cultivar AY chromosome 2, USDA_Cmelo_AY_1.0, whole genome shotgun sequence genome and encodes:
- the LOC103487295 gene encoding kirola-like is translated as MKMRESDSIERRFELKYCSAEKLYGFLRNHLGDLVNMFPDVYKTIEVVEGQTFCAGSVVHFQYHLGDEVVSEKWLIKVVDDATKCIIFEAVEGDMLNYYKMLRAKMEAFNGRSNKIGESFGKWTVEFEKAYENVPKPKTHMDLFVEMSKAIDAYYLSNN